The Tepidibacter aestuarii genome contains a region encoding:
- a CDS encoding MarR family winged helix-turn-helix transcriptional regulator, whose protein sequence is MKLQVNLLEMEEYIHKVYKKYIEKIMSKQEFSRFSINHMYYLEYIYTLNNPTFSQLAQALNVTKPSVTAMIKRLTDQGYVKKMNSEHDKREFHIYLTDRGKEILNAELEVYKHFTEKIAKHLSEDEIELFSKLVSKIISGIKKENTMEVIECN, encoded by the coding sequence ATGAAGCTACAAGTAAATTTGTTGGAAATGGAAGAATATATTCATAAGGTATATAAAAAGTATATAGAAAAAATTATGAGTAAACAGGAATTTTCAAGATTTAGTATAAATCATATGTATTATTTGGAATATATATATACACTTAATAATCCAACTTTTAGCCAATTAGCTCAGGCTTTAAATGTTACTAAGCCCTCTGTTACAGCTATGATAAAAAGGTTAACAGATCAAGGCTATGTAAAAAAGATGAACTCAGAACATGATAAAAGGGAATTTCATATATACTTAACGGATAGAGGAAAAGAAATTTTAAATGCAGAGCTTGAGGTTTACAAGCACTTCACTGAGAAAATAGCTAAGCATCTATCTGAAGATGAAATAGAATTATTCTCAAAATTAGTATCAAAAATTATATCAGGCATAAAAAAGGAAAACACTATGGAGGTTATAGAATGCAATTAG
- a CDS encoding HutP family protein gives MQLDSTHIAKASIKIAITSSREDEQRAIRELEKEGIKAAAVDIGGNLIQSIPKIIERALVASRRSGVIKECHVHDGAVAGAAREAIMQVAAKANGMNVGGKIGITRNKEHLSVCIFMSIGLLHLNEVVIGLSHRSIPDIY, from the coding sequence ATGCAATTAGACAGTACTCATATAGCAAAGGCGTCTATTAAGATAGCTATAACAAGCTCAAGAGAAGATGAGCAGAGGGCAATAAGAGAATTAGAAAAAGAAGGCATAAAGGCAGCAGCAGTTGATATAGGAGGAAATTTAATACAGTCTATACCTAAGATTATAGAAAGAGCGCTTGTAGCATCGAGAAGAAGTGGAGTTATAAAAGAATGTCATGTACATGATGGAGCAGTAGCGGGAGCTGCTAGAGAAGCAATAATGCAGGTAGCTGCAAAGGCCAATGGAATGAATGTAGGAGGAAAAATAGGCATTACAAGGAACAAGGAGCATTTGAGCGTTTGTATATTTATGAGCATAGGACTTTTACATTTGAATGAGGTTGTAATTGGTTTATCACATAGATCAATACCAGATATATATTAG